The following proteins are co-located in the Chlamydiota bacterium genome:
- a CDS encoding M67 family metallopeptidase yields the protein MLKLQKKACDQILACVKQSYPYECCGVLVGRINGEVKEALGAYPIENLNKERAADRYNMDPIGFMRVEKEIARQGLEMVGIYHSHPDHPAKPSQTDFQHAWPVYSYLIFAIAKGTDIEAKNWCLNEDGSAFIEEQFEISSITKIKNQNAK from the coding sequence ATGTTAAAACTTCAAAAAAAGGCATGCGATCAGATTTTAGCTTGCGTGAAACAATCCTACCCTTACGAATGCTGCGGAGTTTTGGTGGGGAGAATAAATGGAGAGGTGAAAGAGGCGCTTGGGGCCTATCCTATTGAGAATTTAAATAAAGAGCGAGCGGCGGACCGTTATAATATGGATCCTATTGGTTTTATGCGTGTGGAAAAAGAGATTGCCAGACAAGGTCTAGAGATGGTGGGAATCTATCACTCTCATCCCGATCACCCTGCGAAGCCTTCTCAAACTGATTTTCAGCATGCCTGGCCTGTTTATTCTTATCTCATTTTTGCAATTGCAAAGGGGACGGATATTGAGGCTAAGAATTGGTGTTTGAATGAGGATGGAAGTGCTTTTATTGAAGAGCAGTTTGAGATAAGTTCAATAACAAAAATCAAAAATCAAAATGCAAAATGA